A genome region from Penaeus vannamei isolate JL-2024 chromosome 20, ASM4276789v1, whole genome shotgun sequence includes the following:
- the LOC138865263 gene encoding uncharacterized protein, with amino-acid sequence MLGGMCMLILGACLWMVCQAESNPPLLWPGVALIRREKVLTKNIHWKVVQYQDLGPISETLERLKTSLGVISTVVKSEENSSAHGEARMRLVGHRLAFMTKGFREVLTGVKESQHCKSRVKRSLFDGVGRLLHSMFGLLDDRSGAEVKRLGAQTVAIKHHLSQQFTVLKDMANTLDLTTKEVAWLDSHVRKLSLDLNRQIGEVNWEVQWNEKMDNLEAIIGSLNKEVQRACEVILMALTGHVSPRLLTDAVVEEVL; translated from the coding sequence ATGTTGGGAGGGATGTGCATGCTGATCCTGGGAGCCTGCCTGTGGATGGTTTGTCAGGCGGAGAGCAATCCACCTCTTCTTTGGCCGGGGGTAGCCCTTATTAGAAGAGAGAAGGTTCTCACCAAGAATATCCACTGGAAGGTTGTGCAATATCAGGACCTAGGACCCATTTCCGAGACTCTGGAACGGCTCAAGACGTCACTAGGAGTAATATCTACCGTCGTCAAGAGTGAAGAGAACTCTTCAGCTCATGGAGAAGCTAGAATGCGTTTAGTCGGGCATAGACTGGCGTTTATGACCAAAGGTTTCAGAGAGGTTTTAACGGGTGTTAAAGAGAGCCAACATTGTAAAAGTCGGGTGAAAAGAAGCCTATTTGACGGGGTTGGAAGACTTCTTCATTCGATGTTTGGACTCTTAGATGACCGTAGTGGGGCTGAAGTTAAACGTTTAGGAGCTCAAACTGTGGCTATAAAACATCATTTATCACAGCAATTTACTGTTTTAAAGGATATGGCCAATACACTTGACTTGACAACTAAGGAGGTTGCATGGCTCGACTCTCATGTAAGGAAACTTTCACTTGATTTGAATAGGCAAATTGGGGAGGTTAACTGGGAGGTTCAGTGGAACGAAAAAATGGATAATTTGGAAGCCATTATCGGGTCACTTAATAAGGAAGTTCAGCGGGCTTGTGAGGTCATATTAATGGCATTGACAGGTCACGTGTCTCCTCGGTTGTTAACTGATGCTGTAGTAGAAGAGGTTCTATAG